One segment of Phaeacidiphilus oryzae TH49 DNA contains the following:
- a CDS encoding alpha/beta hydrolase, producing the protein MTGTGSDASSGTPQPSVRADPAGPPSDTPLGPPPPFDPELAAALTAMEGRVPPPGFGADLIPVMREGAAEIMKAIPDELLTRNGAFAMEERTVPGPPGAPDLTLLICRPTAATAPTPAFYNIHGGGMIIGTNRIGMPELLEHAEELGAAVVSVEYRLAPENPHPAPVEDCYAGLVWTAEHAGELGIDPARLVVGGASAGGGLSAAVALMARDRGGPALLGQVLMCPMLDDRNDTPSARQMVGLGVWDSGANATGWTALLGDARGTEGVSPYAAPARAVDLSGLPPAYIDVGSAETFRDEDVAYATRIWQCGGQAELHVWPGGFHGFEGMAPEAALSRDAREARTRWLRRLLAG; encoded by the coding sequence ATGACCGGTACCGGATCCGATGCGTCCAGCGGCACGCCGCAGCCGAGCGTGCGAGCCGATCCGGCAGGTCCGCCGTCCGACACGCCGCTCGGCCCCCCGCCGCCCTTCGACCCCGAGCTGGCCGCGGCGCTGACCGCGATGGAGGGCAGGGTGCCGCCGCCCGGCTTCGGCGCCGACCTGATCCCGGTGATGCGCGAGGGCGCCGCCGAGATCATGAAGGCCATCCCGGACGAGCTGCTCACCAGGAACGGCGCCTTCGCCATGGAGGAGCGCACCGTCCCCGGCCCGCCCGGCGCCCCGGACCTCACCCTGCTGATCTGCCGGCCGACCGCCGCCACCGCGCCCACCCCGGCCTTCTACAACATCCACGGCGGCGGCATGATCATCGGCACCAACCGCATCGGCATGCCCGAACTCCTGGAGCACGCCGAGGAGCTGGGCGCGGCGGTGGTCTCCGTCGAGTACCGGCTGGCGCCGGAGAACCCGCACCCGGCCCCGGTCGAGGACTGTTACGCGGGACTGGTGTGGACCGCCGAGCACGCCGGCGAGCTCGGCATCGACCCGGCCCGGCTGGTGGTCGGCGGAGCCAGCGCGGGCGGCGGGCTCTCCGCCGCGGTGGCGCTGATGGCCCGGGACCGGGGCGGCCCGGCGCTGCTCGGCCAGGTGCTGATGTGCCCGATGCTGGACGACCGCAACGACACGCCGTCGGCCCGCCAGATGGTCGGACTCGGGGTCTGGGACAGCGGCGCCAACGCGACCGGCTGGACCGCCCTCCTCGGCGACGCCCGCGGCACCGAGGGGGTCTCCCCGTACGCCGCCCCGGCGCGGGCCGTCGACCTGTCGGGGCTGCCGCCGGCGTACATCGACGTCGGCTCGGCGGAGACCTTCCGGGACGAGGACGTCGCCTACGCCACCCGCATCTGGCAGTGCGGCGGCCAGGCCGAGCTGCACGTCTGGCCGGGCGGCTTCCACGGCTTCGAGGGGATGGCCCCGGAGGCCGCCCTCTCCCGCGACGCCCGCGAGGCCCGCACCCGCTGGCTGCGCCGGTTGCTGGCAGGATGA
- a CDS encoding isocitrate lyase/PEP mutase family protein → MPESRAARLRALLAERSAVLAPGVFDGLSASLTARAGFRAAYMTGAGVAAVTGLPDVGLATQSEMVRQLGLVAGLLDIPVIADADTGFGDATHVFRTVRLYEQAGAAAIQLEDQEFPKRCGHLDRKRVIGADAFARRIEAAVEARRDPDTVIVARTDARATHGFDEAVRRVNLYAEAGADLVFLEAPQTADEVRRIPRAVKAPALFNLVPGGRTPQADAAELAQAKYALVILPVVSLGSAVAAMSAALDRVAGGDLGTDGQPPVREQFRAVGLDFWEELRERYEGTSD, encoded by the coding sequence ATGCCCGAGTCCCGTGCCGCCCGGCTCCGTGCCCTGCTGGCCGAGCGGTCGGCGGTGCTCGCCCCCGGCGTCTTCGACGGCCTGTCCGCCTCGCTGACCGCCCGGGCCGGCTTCCGGGCCGCCTATATGACCGGTGCGGGGGTGGCCGCCGTCACCGGGCTGCCGGACGTGGGCCTGGCCACCCAGAGCGAGATGGTCCGCCAGCTCGGACTGGTGGCCGGGCTGCTGGACATCCCGGTGATCGCCGACGCGGACACCGGGTTCGGCGACGCCACCCACGTCTTCCGCACCGTGCGGCTCTACGAGCAGGCGGGCGCGGCCGCGATCCAGCTGGAGGACCAGGAGTTCCCCAAGCGCTGCGGCCATCTGGACCGCAAGCGGGTGATCGGCGCCGACGCCTTCGCCCGGCGGATCGAGGCCGCGGTGGAGGCCCGCCGCGATCCGGACACGGTGATCGTGGCCCGCACCGACGCCCGCGCCACCCACGGCTTCGACGAGGCCGTCCGCCGGGTCAACCTCTACGCCGAGGCCGGCGCCGACCTGGTCTTCCTGGAGGCGCCGCAGACCGCGGACGAGGTCCGCCGCATCCCGCGGGCGGTCAAGGCGCCCGCGCTGTTCAACCTGGTGCCCGGTGGCAGGACCCCGCAGGCGGACGCCGCCGAGCTGGCCCAGGCGAAATACGCGCTGGTCATCCTGCCCGTGGTCAGCCTCGGCAGCGCGGTCGCGGCGATGTCCGCCGCGCTGGACCGGGTGGCCGGCGGAGACCTCGGCACGGACGGCCAGCCGCCGGTGCGCGAGCAGTTCCGGGCGGTGGGCCTGGACTTCTGGGAGGAGCTCCGCGAGCGCTACGAGGGCACCTCGGACTGA
- a CDS encoding NAD(P)-dependent oxidoreductase, producing the protein MDAGASAKGAAVGFVGAGRMGRPMIRRLAAAGHTVTVLASSDERRRELDAEGLAATAEVRDLGAAEAVVVCVLTDAQLREVCLDGGLLPAMAPGSLLILHTACSPATVERIAERAAPYGIDVVDTGVSGGPRDVEAGRLTLMVGGGEDAVERARPLLEAYGDPLVPVGRLGNGQRVKLLDNAVFAANIGLLAQAAAVGERLGVPEPTLLRALSHGSGASCAVAGVARAGATAGFAAAEGEFLGKDLAVVRRVAAELDVDLGALADAHRVLEGLLRPEERSDRGVRTARPAQPEVPSQSEVPS; encoded by the coding sequence ATGGATGCGGGGGCCAGTGCCAAGGGGGCAGCGGTCGGTTTCGTGGGGGCGGGGCGGATGGGCCGGCCGATGATCCGGAGGCTGGCCGCCGCCGGGCACACGGTCACGGTGCTCGCCTCCTCGGATGAGCGCCGCCGCGAACTCGACGCGGAGGGCCTGGCGGCCACCGCCGAGGTGCGGGATCTGGGCGCGGCGGAGGCCGTGGTGGTCTGCGTGCTGACCGACGCCCAGCTGCGCGAGGTCTGCCTGGACGGTGGACTGCTGCCGGCGATGGCCCCCGGCTCCCTGCTGATCCTCCACACCGCCTGCAGCCCGGCCACCGTCGAGCGGATCGCCGAACGCGCCGCGCCGTACGGGATCGACGTGGTCGACACCGGTGTCAGCGGCGGCCCGCGGGACGTCGAGGCGGGCCGGCTGACCCTGATGGTCGGCGGCGGGGAGGACGCGGTGGAGCGGGCCCGTCCGCTCCTTGAGGCGTACGGCGATCCCCTCGTGCCGGTCGGCCGGCTCGGCAACGGGCAGCGGGTCAAGCTGCTCGACAACGCCGTCTTCGCCGCCAATATCGGCCTCCTCGCCCAGGCCGCGGCGGTCGGCGAACGGCTGGGCGTGCCGGAGCCCACGCTGCTGCGCGCGCTGTCGCACGGCAGCGGGGCGAGCTGCGCGGTCGCCGGGGTGGCCCGGGCCGGCGCGACGGCCGGATTCGCCGCCGCGGAAGGGGAGTTCCTCGGCAAGGACCTCGCGGTGGTGCGGCGGGTCGCCGCCGAGCTGGACGTCGATCTCGGCGCGCTGGCCGACGCCCATCGGGTGCTGGAGGGGCTGCTGAGGCCGGAGGAGCGGTCCGACCGGGGGGTTCGGACGGCCCGGCCGGCTCAGCCTGAGGTGCCCTCTCAGTCCGAGGTGCCCTCGTAG
- a CDS encoding LmeA family phospholipid-binding protein, which translates to MGRRRIRVLVVAVVALAALYTAADRAAAYYADKEVTQLAAEKYGYADTTDGHLDVSVGGFPFLTQALTGDFGHVSLDATQFTLTTTDDQPGDYLHVSSLHLDLRDVRVVSLTSRSAEAGVVTGALTLGYQDLSDAFSRLSGGGQLTFSPAPGSAGQAARAAVTGRADNGEVNGDVTILAQGDEFSVRLPGSDHTAYTWSVNLPQGAGFTAADSTPTGVRLTVTGHQVALGASHLGG; encoded by the coding sequence ATGGGACGTCGCCGGATCAGAGTTCTGGTGGTCGCGGTGGTGGCGCTGGCCGCGCTGTACACGGCGGCGGACCGGGCCGCCGCGTACTACGCCGACAAGGAGGTCACCCAGCTGGCCGCCGAGAAGTACGGCTACGCCGACACCACCGACGGCCACCTCGACGTGTCCGTCGGGGGATTCCCCTTCCTCACCCAGGCGCTGACCGGCGACTTCGGCCATGTCTCGCTGGACGCCACTCAGTTCACCCTGACCACGACGGACGACCAGCCCGGCGACTACCTCCACGTCTCCTCGCTTCATCTGGACCTCCGCGATGTGCGGGTGGTGTCGCTGACCTCCCGCAGTGCCGAGGCCGGTGTCGTCACCGGTGCGCTCACCCTCGGCTACCAGGACCTCTCCGACGCCTTCTCCCGGCTGTCCGGCGGCGGTCAGCTGACCTTCTCGCCGGCGCCCGGCTCCGCCGGCCAGGCCGCCAGGGCCGCCGTCACCGGCCGGGCCGACAACGGGGAGGTGAACGGCGACGTCACGATCCTCGCCCAGGGCGACGAGTTCTCCGTCCGCCTCCCCGGTTCCGACCACACCGCCTACACCTGGAGCGTGAACCTCCCTCAGGGCGCCGGGTTCACCGCCGCCGACTCCACCCCGACCGGCGTCCGGCTCACGGTCACCGGTCACCAGGTCGCCCTCGGCGCCTCCCACCTCGGCGGTTGA
- a CDS encoding bifunctional phosphatase PAP2/diacylglycerol kinase family protein yields MSPFSTISSKDRRRPLDGSLLRAAGRLSDWDQRIFLRVAVSRERSGGHLLRRISRAADHGLLWWGCGAAMAAVRRPPLRRAAVRGLAALSLASPVANLAAKQLTGRQRPLLAVVPHHRHPHRRPWTSSFPSGHAASAAAFATGVALESPALGALVAVPAVAVAFSRVYVGVHYPGDVLAGAAIGVGAALATRHRWPPPPRPGFEPAPGPQADAPACPSGAGLELVVNPAAGPDAEIEDPAETGTWDSGSSLPEELREGLPQARVWSGGEPAELMAKAAAEAQRKGGALGVCGGDGTVQLGAAAALRHGVPLAVFPGGTLNHFAAALGIESHEEALAALAAGRAAAVDLGRIDRPGTGRTDFFLNTLSLGAYPEVVRLRDELRHRHRGLGKWPALAAALAAVAWRASPVEVVLDGRPRRLWLLFIGNCRYRPAGSAPVRRGDGLADGLLDVRLISAERRFSRVRALTALLTGGLERSPAYEERVAQELTVSTLTDGQGLAVDGEVAEPGELLLGKSPRSLVVYAPKADQAGTVLRTRPHLPSPRRESPAPVFRRPR; encoded by the coding sequence ATGTCGCCGTTCAGTACGATCAGTTCGAAGGACCGCCGTCGCCCGCTCGACGGCTCGCTGCTGCGCGCCGCCGGGCGCCTGAGCGACTGGGACCAGCGGATATTCCTCCGGGTGGCCGTCTCCCGTGAGCGGTCCGGCGGCCATCTGCTGCGCCGGATCAGCCGGGCGGCGGACCACGGGCTGCTGTGGTGGGGCTGCGGTGCGGCGATGGCCGCTGTCCGCCGTCCGCCCCTGCGCCGGGCGGCGGTACGGGGGCTGGCCGCCCTCTCGCTGGCCTCCCCGGTGGCGAACCTGGCCGCCAAGCAGCTGACCGGGCGTCAGCGCCCGCTCCTGGCCGTGGTCCCGCACCACCGCCATCCCCACCGGCGCCCGTGGACCAGCTCCTTCCCGTCCGGGCACGCGGCCTCGGCGGCGGCCTTCGCCACCGGCGTGGCACTGGAGTCCCCGGCGCTCGGCGCCCTCGTCGCGGTCCCGGCCGTCGCGGTCGCGTTCTCCCGGGTGTACGTGGGTGTCCACTACCCGGGCGACGTGCTGGCCGGTGCCGCGATCGGGGTGGGGGCGGCGCTGGCCACCCGGCACCGCTGGCCCCCGCCGCCCCGGCCGGGCTTCGAACCCGCCCCGGGGCCGCAGGCCGACGCCCCGGCCTGCCCGTCGGGCGCGGGCCTGGAACTGGTGGTCAACCCGGCCGCGGGACCGGACGCGGAGATCGAGGACCCGGCGGAGACCGGCACCTGGGACTCCGGCTCCTCCCTTCCCGAGGAGCTGCGCGAGGGGCTTCCGCAGGCCCGCGTGTGGTCCGGCGGGGAGCCGGCCGAACTGATGGCGAAGGCCGCGGCCGAGGCGCAGCGCAAGGGCGGAGCGCTCGGCGTCTGCGGCGGGGACGGCACCGTCCAGCTCGGCGCGGCCGCCGCCCTGCGGCACGGCGTACCGCTGGCGGTCTTCCCCGGCGGCACCCTCAACCACTTCGCGGCGGCGCTGGGCATCGAGTCCCACGAGGAGGCGCTGGCCGCCCTGGCCGCGGGCCGGGCGGCCGCCGTCGACCTGGGCCGGATCGACCGGCCGGGCACCGGCCGCACCGACTTCTTCCTCAACACCCTCAGTCTGGGCGCCTACCCGGAGGTGGTCCGGCTGCGGGACGAGCTACGGCACCGTCACCGCGGGCTCGGCAAGTGGCCCGCGCTGGCCGCCGCGCTGGCCGCGGTCGCCTGGCGGGCCTCGCCGGTGGAGGTGGTGCTGGACGGGCGACCGCGCCGGCTGTGGCTGCTCTTCATCGGCAACTGCCGCTACCGGCCTGCGGGTTCGGCCCCGGTGCGGCGGGGCGACGGACTGGCCGACGGCCTCCTCGACGTCCGGCTGATCTCCGCCGAGCGCCGCTTCTCCCGGGTCCGCGCGCTGACCGCCCTGCTCACCGGCGGCCTGGAGCGCAGCCCCGCGTACGAGGAGCGGGTGGCCCAGGAGCTCACCGTCAGCACGCTGACGGACGGTCAGGGCCTGGCCGTGGACGGCGAGGTGGCCGAGCCGGGCGAGCTCCTCCTCGGCAAGTCGCCGCGCAGCCTGGTGGTCTACGCCCCGAAGGCGGACCAGGCCGGAACCGTCCTCAGGACGCGGCCGCACCTCCCCTCCCCCCGCCGCGAGTCCCCGGCGCCGGTCTTCCGGCGGCCGCGTTGA
- a CDS encoding TetR/AcrR family transcriptional regulator codes for MEANDSTDDTPARVRRIIDAAGVSQREFARRIVMDPSKLSRSLSGTRRFTAAELARIADEGRVEAGWLLGAAEPPPAADPAPVEGGRPLQIVRETVRLIAERGFHAVRVSDIARACSTSTALIHYHFPGRAELLEAAVRWCMDEDTARRAARLAGAGPGDAAEELRQLIELQTPRTAQQRRQWAVWLDLWAEAARSTGVGRLHAEYYRQWRETVADVIRRGVAQGVFRPDTDPQAAALTLTALIDGLATQVLAAAPDGEPGTDADAMHRALLAHVRDTLAV; via the coding sequence GTGGAAGCCAACGACTCGACCGACGACACCCCGGCCCGGGTGCGGCGGATCATCGATGCCGCGGGCGTCAGCCAGCGCGAGTTCGCCCGCCGCATCGTGATGGACCCGTCCAAGCTCTCCCGCTCGCTGAGCGGCACCCGCCGGTTCACCGCCGCCGAGCTGGCCCGGATCGCCGACGAGGGCCGGGTCGAGGCGGGCTGGCTGCTGGGCGCGGCGGAGCCGCCGCCGGCCGCCGACCCGGCCCCGGTGGAGGGCGGCCGGCCGCTGCAGATCGTCCGGGAGACGGTCCGGCTGATCGCCGAGCGCGGCTTCCACGCGGTACGGGTCTCCGACATCGCCCGCGCCTGCTCCACCAGCACCGCCCTGATCCACTACCACTTCCCCGGCCGCGCCGAACTGCTGGAGGCGGCGGTCCGCTGGTGCATGGACGAGGACACCGCCCGCCGCGCGGCCCGGCTCGCCGGAGCCGGTCCCGGCGACGCCGCCGAGGAGCTGCGCCAGCTGATCGAGCTGCAGACCCCGCGTACCGCGCAGCAGCGCCGGCAGTGGGCGGTCTGGCTGGACCTGTGGGCCGAGGCGGCCCGCTCCACCGGCGTGGGCAGACTGCACGCCGAGTACTACCGGCAGTGGCGGGAGACCGTGGCCGACGTCATCCGGCGCGGGGTGGCCCAGGGCGTCTTCCGGCCGGACACCGACCCGCAGGCGGCGGCGCTCACCCTCACCGCGCTGATCGACGGGCTCGCCACCCAGGTCCTGGCCGCCGCCCCGGACGGCGAGCCGGGCACCGACGCGGACGCCATGCACCGGGCGCTACTCGCCCACGTCCGCGACACCCTCGCGGTCTGA